The following are encoded in a window of Sphaeramia orbicularis chromosome 20, fSphaOr1.1, whole genome shotgun sequence genomic DNA:
- the psme1 gene encoding proteasome activator complex subunit 1 isoform X2 translates to MAVAVFTCEPNKQVDDFCQKLTIEAEDAVANLFPQKIEDLQKLLLTSFSCEDLASLKAPLDIPIPDPEKEEAKRKKKEEEKEKEKEKEKKDKDEDKEDEDAGPPCGPIESNPALEVLLNQVDPEIRILKEMLNLVSSWLQLHIPQIQDGNNFGVAVQEKVFEMLTNTRTRVDAFQTQIAKYYSERGDAVAKASKQPHVGDYRQLVHELDQYQYSELRLVVLDLRNTYAALFDIVNKNYDKIKKPRGDGKAPIY, encoded by the exons ATGGCTGTGGCAGTTTTCACCTGCGAACCAAACAAACAG GTCGATGACTTCTGCCAGAAACTCACCATCGAG GCTGAAGATGCGGTGGCAAACCTTTTCCCTCAGAAGATTGAAGATCTGCAGAAGCTGTTACTG acgTCTTTCAGCTGTGAAGACCTAGCGTCGCTGAAGGCGCCGCTGGACATCCCGATTCCAGATCCAGAAAAAGAGGAGGCCAAACgcaagaagaaagaggag gagaaggagaaggagaaggagaaggagaagaaggacaaGGACGAAGACAAAGAGGATGAAGACGCAG GTCCTCCCTGTGGTCCCATCGAGTCCAATCCTGCCCTGGAGGTCCTGCTGAACCAGGTCGACCCCGAGATCCGGATTCTGAAGGAGATGCTGAACCTG GTGTCGTCGTGGCTGCAGCTTCATATCCCTCAGATCCAGGATGGGAATAACTTCGGCGTGGCGGTGCAG GAGAAAGTGTTCGAGATGCTGACGAACACACGCACCAGAGTCGACGCCTTCCAAACTCAGATCGCAAA GTATTACAGTGAAAGAGGCGACGCCGTGGCCAAAGCGTCCAAACAGCCCCATGTG GGCGACTACAGACAGCTGGTGCATGAGCTGGACCAGTACCAGTACTCGGAGCTCCGCCTTGTGGTCCTGGACCTCCGCAACACATAC gCCGCGCTGTTCGACATCGTAAACAAGAACTACGACAAGATAAAGAAGCCGAGAGGAGACGGGAAAGCGCCGATCTACTGA
- the psme1 gene encoding proteasome activator complex subunit 1 isoform X3 encodes MAVAVFTCEPNKQVDDFCQKLTIEAEDAVANLFPQKIEDLQKLLLTSFSCEDLASLKAPLDIPIPDPEKEEAKRKKKEEKEKEKEKKDKDEDKEDEDAGPPCGPIESNPALEVLLNQVDPEIRILKEMLNLVSSWLQLHIPQIQDGNNFGVAVQEKVFEMLTNTRTRVDAFQTQIAKYYSERGDAVAKASKQPHVGDYRQLVHELDQYQYSELRLVVLDLRNTYAALFDIVNKNYDKIKKPRGDGKAPIY; translated from the exons ATGGCTGTGGCAGTTTTCACCTGCGAACCAAACAAACAG GTCGATGACTTCTGCCAGAAACTCACCATCGAG GCTGAAGATGCGGTGGCAAACCTTTTCCCTCAGAAGATTGAAGATCTGCAGAAGCTGTTACTG acgTCTTTCAGCTGTGAAGACCTAGCGTCGCTGAAGGCGCCGCTGGACATCCCGATTCCAGATCCAGAAAAAGAGGAGGCCAAACgcaagaagaaagaggag aaggagaaggagaaggagaagaaggacaaGGACGAAGACAAAGAGGATGAAGACGCAG GTCCTCCCTGTGGTCCCATCGAGTCCAATCCTGCCCTGGAGGTCCTGCTGAACCAGGTCGACCCCGAGATCCGGATTCTGAAGGAGATGCTGAACCTG GTGTCGTCGTGGCTGCAGCTTCATATCCCTCAGATCCAGGATGGGAATAACTTCGGCGTGGCGGTGCAG GAGAAAGTGTTCGAGATGCTGACGAACACACGCACCAGAGTCGACGCCTTCCAAACTCAGATCGCAAA GTATTACAGTGAAAGAGGCGACGCCGTGGCCAAAGCGTCCAAACAGCCCCATGTG GGCGACTACAGACAGCTGGTGCATGAGCTGGACCAGTACCAGTACTCGGAGCTCCGCCTTGTGGTCCTGGACCTCCGCAACACATAC gCCGCGCTGTTCGACATCGTAAACAAGAACTACGACAAGATAAAGAAGCCGAGAGGAGACGGGAAAGCGCCGATCTACTGA
- the psme1 gene encoding proteasome activator complex subunit 1 isoform X1 has translation MAVAVFTCEPNKQVDDFCQKLTIEAEDAVANLFPQKIEDLQKLLLTSFSCEDLASLKAPLDIPIPDPEKEEAKRKKKEEKEKEKEKEKEKKDKDEDKEDEDAGPPCGPIESNPALEVLLNQVDPEIRILKEMLNLVSSWLQLHIPQIQDGNNFGVAVQEKVFEMLTNTRTRVDAFQTQIAKYYSERGDAVAKASKQPHVGDYRQLVHELDQYQYSELRLVVLDLRNTYAALFDIVNKNYDKIKKPRGDGKAPIY, from the exons ATGGCTGTGGCAGTTTTCACCTGCGAACCAAACAAACAG GTCGATGACTTCTGCCAGAAACTCACCATCGAG GCTGAAGATGCGGTGGCAAACCTTTTCCCTCAGAAGATTGAAGATCTGCAGAAGCTGTTACTG acgTCTTTCAGCTGTGAAGACCTAGCGTCGCTGAAGGCGCCGCTGGACATCCCGATTCCAGATCCAGAAAAAGAGGAGGCCAAACgcaagaagaaagaggag aaggagaaggagaaggagaaggagaaggagaagaaggacaaGGACGAAGACAAAGAGGATGAAGACGCAG GTCCTCCCTGTGGTCCCATCGAGTCCAATCCTGCCCTGGAGGTCCTGCTGAACCAGGTCGACCCCGAGATCCGGATTCTGAAGGAGATGCTGAACCTG GTGTCGTCGTGGCTGCAGCTTCATATCCCTCAGATCCAGGATGGGAATAACTTCGGCGTGGCGGTGCAG GAGAAAGTGTTCGAGATGCTGACGAACACACGCACCAGAGTCGACGCCTTCCAAACTCAGATCGCAAA GTATTACAGTGAAAGAGGCGACGCCGTGGCCAAAGCGTCCAAACAGCCCCATGTG GGCGACTACAGACAGCTGGTGCATGAGCTGGACCAGTACCAGTACTCGGAGCTCCGCCTTGTGGTCCTGGACCTCCGCAACACATAC gCCGCGCTGTTCGACATCGTAAACAAGAACTACGACAAGATAAAGAAGCCGAGAGGAGACGGGAAAGCGCCGATCTACTGA